Proteins from a single region of Paenibacillus sp. BIHB 4019:
- a CDS encoding GerMN domain-containing protein produces the protein MATVEFSAPFADYTGNERTEIVEAITWTLTAMTGIEKVELWYEGSKLSEMPVDGFPLDRPLTRSVGINLETADGVSSAYSTPVTLYFSSQTSNEEQYYVPVQG, from the coding sequence ATGGCTACAGTAGAGTTTTCCGCTCCTTTTGCAGATTATACCGGCAACGAAAGAACGGAAATCGTTGAAGCCATTACGTGGACGCTGACGGCGATGACCGGAATTGAAAAGGTGGAGCTATGGTACGAGGGCAGCAAGCTGAGTGAAATGCCGGTTGATGGTTTCCCGCTGGACCGTCCGCTTACTCGCTCAGTCGGCATCAACCTGGAAACAGCAGATGGCGTCAGCTCGGCTTACTCAACGCCAGTTACGCTGTATTTCTCCTCCCAAACATCCAATGAAGAGCAATATTATGTTCCCGTACAAGGCTAA
- a CDS encoding phosphatidylglycerophosphatase A, giving the protein MTTPQPYSLNSRKVAEATEEWLVKRGITKIAVAQLVHFLQKDYFPELTIDECIVNVDAVLSKREVQNAVLTGIQLDMLAEEGKLLPPLQEMIKNDEGLYGCDEILALSIVNVYGSIGFTNFGYIDKLKPGILKKLNDKSSGDVHTFLDDIIGAIAASAASRIAHRKQAEREGATNPPLD; this is encoded by the coding sequence ATGACAACACCACAACCATACAGCTTGAACAGCCGCAAGGTTGCCGAAGCGACGGAGGAGTGGCTTGTAAAGCGCGGCATTACGAAAATCGCCGTGGCCCAGCTCGTGCATTTTTTGCAAAAGGATTATTTCCCAGAGCTAACAATCGATGAATGCATCGTAAATGTTGACGCTGTTTTATCCAAACGCGAGGTGCAAAATGCAGTGCTCACCGGCATCCAGCTCGATATGCTCGCCGAGGAAGGCAAGCTGCTGCCGCCGCTTCAGGAGATGATTAAAAACGATGAAGGGCTATACGGCTGCGATGAAATTCTCGCCTTGTCCATCGTCAATGTATATGGAAGCATCGGCTTCACAAACTTCGGCTATATTGACAAGCTGAAGCCCGGCATTTTGAAAAAGCTTAACGATAAATCGAGCGGCGATGTACACACCTTCCTCGATGATATTATCGGTGCCATTGCAGCCTCAGCTGCAAGCCGCATTGCTCATCGAAAGCAAGCGGAGCGTGAAGGAGCAACTAATCCCCCGCTCGATTAA